In Desulfurococcaceae archaeon MEX13E-LK6-19, the genomic window TTGTAGGAACATTGATCTCTACTCCATTTATTTTAATTAAACCTAATTCAGCAAGTTTTCTCAAATCATCTTCAATCATATTACAATAAACACCCGTTGACGTAACCTTCCACACACAATCTTCATAACCTAGATTTATACCTTCAATTCTCTCAAGCACATAAACTAGGCTATGAAGGAAAACCCTATCAACTCTATATGTCCTCAGAATGTTTAGCAGCTTCTCAAGCCTACTCATCAGCCTACCCAGATTAAGAGTTGGCAAATAAGAACTGTTTATAACGTCGGAGAACGTAATAACCCAGTATTACCTAAGAAGACGGATCGTAGTATTGGTATAGAACATGTTAGTAATGAAAACTAAAATATTGTTCCTCCAATATAATTGTGGCTGCGAATACTATTATCCCAGGCGTATGTGTATGTATGAAAACAAGTATTTAGACATGGAAAAGGGAAAAGAATTAGTTTACAAGATAGATAATTGTCTTGAATTATGTCAAACCAAAGCTTTGCAATACATTATAATACTTATTGCGGAAATCATTATATTTAAATTCGTTAGCCTAGCTACAGCTATATCTTTCATTAAAGTAGGAGGAGGGTCTGTAGAAGAGCTTGCCCGAGAAATAACAACTATTTGGGGAATATTATCGTTGATAATAACGCTTCTCGTTTTTCTCCCACTTATGCTATTATACCAATATGTTAAGTCATTACATTTGTACACTAAGACTTATATTGAAATACGAAAATACATGAACTCACATTCAGCTTCTCTAGACATCTATAGGGTCATGTATGTTGATAGAAGATTAAGAGCATTCTCTATATTCATGATCGTGTATCTAGCAGTATTGGCAATACTAAATATACTAACCATATTGAGAGTTTATGAAACTAGTATTAAAGTGCTAGAGAAAAGCGAGCTTAGGGGAGCAGATATACCTTCTCTCGTTACCTCAATTATAATAAGTGTCATTAATGATCCAGTTTATCTATCCGCAACCGCTACATCTTCAATAATAGTTTTCATCATGGCATTCCTTGTCTATACTATATTAGGTGAACTTAGAATAGTTGTCGGCATAAGTGAGTTTGATGGTGTTGGAAAGACTTATCTTGTACTAGCAATTCTCAATATGCTCAATAACTTCAGCCCCATTGACCTCTCAGTTCTTTTAACAATTTTAGTATTTATCACATTCGTACTTCATGTATACTACGTATGGTCGTCTACGAAATTACTAAAGTCCATAAATGAGAGAATCAGACCAAAGCTCTTTAGTAAGACCGAGCAAACAATTTAAGAACAGTTTTCATCTACCATAGACACCCATATAGTATCCATAGGCTATAACATGATTTTTCAAAGCATTAATGACTTCTTCTTTTGAAGCCCCAGGCTCTAGATCAAGTTTTGTATCAAGTGCTAGCACGAGAATATAGTACCTATGTGTACCTAGACCCGGTGGCGGGCATGGTCCGCTATATCCTATTTTATTGAAGTCGTTGATTCCTTGTAGACCATAGGGTGTCTCTGGTTCAGGTGGTATGTTTTCCGGAAGACTCATGTTTTTGGGCTCGATGTTATACATGATCCAGTGATAAAATGTTCCACCAGGAGCATCAGGGTCATACATTATTAGTACAAGAGATTTTGCTGATGGAGGAACACCTTTTATTAGCAGTGGAGGAGAGATATCTTCTCCATCACAAGTATATTTAACTGGTATTTTTCCCCCAAAGCCAAAAGCTGGTGATGACACTTTTATAACCATGGGTTTCCCATTAATTGACTCGCTCAAGACGGGATCAACATAGAAGCTGTTTTTCTTACCACCATAAGTTGTAATATACCATATAGCAAATGCTGCAACACCTATAGCTATAACCACTATTACTGCAGCAGCAATAAACGCCCTGATCGACAATCCTGTCCCCTCCATTAGTCACCTATACTGTTTTGTCTTGGTGTGCGTTCCGGCGCGCACCCAGCCGTTCATCCGCCCCCATGGCGGGGGTGTCGCGGGGGTGAGGAGACCGGAACACTTCTCTACGTAACTAAATAGTGGGACTGTATTATTAATGTAAACCCGTCGTTACACTGATACACTGTAGTTAATAATTAAGCAAATAACTTGTATAACATATCGTGAAAAACTAAACATAGCGGGCCCTATGCCCGGACCAAGCCTCCGACGACCTTTATGAGGATGAGTCGGAGAGGGAAGGGCCCGCCATACTAATACAAAGCTATGGTATTATACTGTAATAAACAAGACTACGTATAACAGTATAGTTGGCTTTATGTGGTGTGATTATGTTCACTGGTACCAGGAAGATTAGAGTAATAGTGTTTATTTCATCAGTCTTCTTATTTCTTGCGGGATTTATGTATGACGTATTATTTGTGCCAAGTATAATACTGGAATTTTACTCCTTGGCGCCAAGAGGCATGTTTTTATCTCAAAGAAGAACCCATAGGACATTCTTTATCGTTGCCGGGATAATTCTTGTCTCTATTTTCTCCATGGGCGTACTAGGTATTGAGAGCTTCGAGGATAGGTCTATCATTAGACATCTTGCTACTGGATTCTGGTTTTTCCTTGTACCAGGAATTCTATCGCTTCTCCACGGGTTTGGCATAGGTGTTATTCCACAGGATCTCGATAACTACTTGCTTAACAAAATGGCTACCTATAGAGACACTATAATCAACAACACTATTAAGAATAAAAAATTCCTCTACATGTCGTCATTATTTTCTCTTTTCGCGTTCGGCACAATACTTATGCTAGGCTATGTATTCATGAGTTTCCTTAATAATGCAGACAGTATTACCATAGACTTCATACCTGGTTTCACAGGCGGCGAAGTAGTTGTTTCTAAGACCATGATCACGCTTTCTGGTTTAGTGCTCGGGTTTTTAGTAGGTATTCTACCTGGTATGTATGCTGTAAAAAGGTATAATGAAATAATGTCAAAGAGTATTACAAAAGAGTATCCTTTAAGAAAACTATTTTTGATAATAAGATACTTCATTCTATTCGCTTCAATGATACTAATATTTACAGGATTACTAATTATAGTCGTGTGGCGAACCTATGAGTCAATTTATGCTGGGTTATTTATACTTATTCTAAGCTTTTGGATCATTAATATCTCTGAAAATCCATTCACCTTGGTTATCATGAATGACTGTTATACAGAAGTATTTAATTTATGTAGAAAATTGGTGAAATCCATTATAATGAAGTACATATACTTTAGGAAAACAAGAAATATAAATCAGTAAAAACTATTTAGGGCATTGACTTTCTACAAGATCTATTTGATTGAGATCCATTATTTTCATCAAATACTATATTGATATAAAATGACTAAGTACTAAAAACCTATAATCTTGTTTGTGGTGGTTGTACACTATATTTGATAATGTTATAACCATGTTTTTATTCCCAGTAAAGAGTTGATGGTTAATAACGAACCACTATAGCGTATTTTAATGTTATATTATGGTGATCATAATGGGGCAGAATACATGGATAGTCTATGCATTAGCTTGTCTCATATCATGGGGTTTATGGGGGTTATTACTTAAACTCGCATATAGGCAACTCAGTTGGGTTGAAACATATTTTATTAGTAGCCTTGCTTCGTTTACAATAGCTTTATCCGTATTTCTATACTATGGCGGAAAAATAGGGTTCTCTAAAGAAGCAGGTATCTTTGCTGTTCTAGCAGGTATTCTTGGTGGTGTAGGCTACATCTTGTTTATGAAAGCTCTAGAAACTGGGAAAGCATCAGTAGTGCTTCCATTGACAGCATTGTATCCTGCTATAACAGTGATTCTAGCTATGGTTGTTCTCGGCGAGAAGATATCGATTACACAAGCTATAGGAATAGTTCTCGCATTAATAGCCGTTATACTGATATCACTCTAGACTATTTTCACATTGAATAAAGAGAATAAAGAAAGAAGAAAAAGATTTTTATTTAATGATTTAATGGAAAACAAAGTCTCGCTTTTACCTTACACGTCTAGCCATAGTCATTGCCATTACTGCTTTCTGTACGTGTAGACGGTTCTCTGCTTCTTCGAAGTAGAGGCTCTTCTCGTAGCTGTCTAGTACTTCGTCTGTTACTTCTTGTCCACGGTCGGCTGGGCCACAGTGCATGTAGTATGGTTTGCCTGCTTTTTCTAGTCTCTCCATTGTCACGATCCAGTCCTTGAACTTGGCCTGATACTCCTTAGCCTCTTGCTCGTGTACCTGGTTGTCGCTACTGAATGGCGGGAAGAAGCCCTTGGGGCTCCATGCCTTGGGGTATACGAATGTTGCTCCCTCGAATGCCTCGTCCATGTTGTGGACTATCTTGAACTCGCTGCCCCAGTATTCTTTAGCGTACTCTCTGACTTTGTTGATTACATCGTCTAGTAGCTCGAAGCCTGGTGGGTGTGCTATGTAGACGTCTGCTCCTAGCATAGCTGCTATTAGTGCAACACTCTGTGGTACAGCTAGTGGCTTGAGTCCGCCGGAGTATGCGTAGCTTACAACGAACTTCTTGCCCTTAAGGCTCTTAGGCCATCCTAGGGCCTCGAGTGCTGCCATAGCGTCTGCTAGTGCCTGGAATGGGTGGTAGAGATCGTCCTCCATGTTTAGTACTGGGACGCTAGCCCATTTAGCGAACTCCTGTATGATCCTGTGCCCACGACCGATAATCCACTTAGCTGGTTTGCCATAGATACGTATGGCTATACCGTCACCATACCTGCTTAGGACTCTGGCTACGTCACGTATAGCTTCTGTCTGGTATGGAACCATGTCTTCTGGTAGTGTTGGAGTATAGACTTGGTCTGGAGCAATATAGATGCCCTGTCCACCTAGCTGATAGATACCAGTCTGGAAACTGTTCCTGGTACGAAGGCTCTTGTTGTAGAATATTAGGTATAGCGTCTTGCCCTTGAGATAAGGTGTCTCCACACCTAGATGGAACTTGTTCTTAAGGTCTCTAGCAGCCTCTAGTACCTTGAAGATATCATCGATGCTATAGTCGATGTTTCTTAGCCAGTGCTTACCAGAAAAGTAGCCTACATACCATGGGAGATCAGTCATACACCCAGCCTCCCACAATATAGTTCAAGAAGAAAATAGTATGTGGAGGAAATATAAAATCTTTCATCATAAAATACCCCGATAAAAACACCCAACAATAAACACCATTTAACACCATTATGTCTACAGTATTACAATAACCCAGGATTCATTATAACACCTATTAATAAACTTGAAAAAGATAACGAAAACCTGCAACGGTCAGAGAGGGCGACACTCGTCACCCCGAAATCAGCCAGCGAGGAGGTAACTCATCATACCATAAATACAGTAACTCCAGGAATTATATCGTTCATCTTCTCTCTTATATAGTCCTTTATATAGTATTACCGTTACGTAATACCCAATGAATAGATAGTACAAAAGTATTATCTAAGGGGATCTATTTTGCATAAACTAATTATATTATTAATATTGACCATATTACTTGCCAGCATGACAATTACAACAAATATTATCATCACTAAAGGTCTTAGGATAAACCTGTACGCAACTAGAACCATAGATGGCGATCCGAGTGATTGGGTAGGTATACCTCCTTCGACTGATAATAATTACACGTACAGCAATGGAGAATGGATATGGCGTGATGCAGTAAATGATGTTCAGGATGTACCCAATGTTGATATAACGGGTGCTGATATAACAGAGATAAGAGTTACGTCAAATAGTACACATTTGTTTTTATTGATAAAGTTTTCTAATCTTACATCATTAGGTCAGTCAGGCGAGCCAGGAATTTTCATAACGATAGACATTGATCATACTACAGGTAGCGGAAACAATGATTTTGCCTATGCCAGTGAAACCTATGTCGCTAGTTCAGGTGATGCAAATTGGGAAAGACAGATAGTAATATGTTTATCAGTAAGTACTGTTGCAGATGGAGTACTTATTCATGGCGATGGGGTTACTGTGAGTAATGGAGGAAGCCCTCTGGACATTTTAGATACACAGTACAACGATGTATCATCAGTTAACTCGGTTTTTGCAGCAAGTAGTGTATACAACACTGTAGAAGCTGCAATAGCTTGGAGTGATCTTGGGATAGATCCGTCAGTCTATTTTGCAAATGGAAATTATTTAAGAATTGAAGTCATAACTACGGGCATGGATTCCAATGGTCTCGTAATCGAATATCTAGGACCTACTGGTAGCGACCCCACTGTTTCTGATGCTGTTGACGCAATGTCTTTACTCACAACACCTCAGGAAGTAAGTGACAACAATGTAGATTACTACGCCGACATATTATTTACTAATGATCCTACGCCAGCTCCTGAAAACGGAGTTCTCATCGCATTAGTATTCATCATTACAATAATCATAGTAATCATAAAACTCTTGTATAAAACATAAGATGAAGTATAAAGAGAAAGAAAAAAATAAATAGATTACTTTACTCCGTATAGTGTTAGTGCTAGTACTGCTGCTTTTGTCCATAATCCGTTTTCTGCTTGTTCGTAGATTATTGATCTCTTGGGGTCGTCTATGACATCGTCGTCTGCTTCGTACCCACGGAATATTGGTAGTACGTGCATTAGTACTCCGTGTTTGTCCATGAGGTCCATGAGCTGTCTTGTTACTTTCCAGTGTTTGTATTTCTCGTAGATTTTTAGTTCTTCGTCTTTGAACTTGCTGTAGCCTAGTTCTACTAGTTTGGGTGATGCCCAGTTTCTGGGGAATACGGCGTGTGCTCCACGTAGTGCTTCTTCGAGATTGTCTGTGAATTCTAGGCTTCCACCACTCTCCTCAGCGTTCTTCTTCGCTATCTCCATTAGCTTGGGGTCTAGGTCAAAGCCTGGTGGCCTAGCTACAACCACGTCTACGCCGAATCTCGTGAACAAGATTATGTCTTCTTGTACGCTACACCATCCACGTATTTCTGGGCTGTAGGCCCACATTACAACATATTTCTTGCCCTGTATCTTACCAAATCTCTCCTCGAATGTCATGAGGTCTGCTAGTCCCTGTGTTGGATGGAACTTGTCGTCAGCCATATTGATTACTGGTACACGTGCATGTTTAGCATATGTTTGGAGTACAGCATTACCACGTCCATACACATAGTCTATTGCTTTGTCTAGTATACGTATACCAATACCGTGTCCATACCTCTCATACATTACAGCAACATCCTTGTCCGCTTCACCAACTTTCTTCTCGCCGACAGCAAGCCTGGTGGTCTTGGCCTCAATATATGCTGCATGTCCGCCAAGCATTGCCATTGCTGCTTCGAATGCTGCTCTTGTTCTAGTTGATGGGGCATAGAATAGCATGAAGAATACTTTCCTGTCTAGTATTCTTGGTATATCCTGTAGGCCGAAGTAATGGTATCTCCATTTTAGTTCTTTGGCTAGGTTTAACGCTATTCTAATCTCGTCTACGCTCCAGTCGAGAGTTGATATAAGGTCTTTGCCACTAAGATCTGTTACTAAATGCTTCATAACAATACACCCCTGCCAGGTAGACGTCTCTTAGTTAATCTATGCATGGCGCGAGTAAATAAAAATAGAGTTGGCAAAAAATGTTTGACACAAAAGAAAGTAATGTTTATATTATTTCCCAGATTGTCTCTACTTCTTTGCAGATACCCGTTCTCTCGTAGAGTTTATATGCTGCTTTGTCTGCTTCATTAAGAACTTCTTCTTCATCTATTGTTAATACTTTACGTTCATACATTACGAGTTTGCCATCGATGATAACGTTTCTAACGTCATGACCTGACGCAGAGTAGACTAGATGCGATAATGGGTTGTTCAGCGGCTTTAGGTGGGGTCTCCAGTAGTCAATAGTGATGATGTCTGCTTTCTTACCAACTTCTATACTACCAATCATGTGTTCTAGCATGAGTGCTTTTGCACCATTTATCGTCGCCATCTCTATTACTTCTTCGACACGTATTGCTCTCGGGTCACCTGTTCTTATTGGCTGCAAGAGCGCTGCATACTTCATTTCACGCAACAAGTCATAGGTATCGTTGCTTGGCCCCCCATCGGTGCCTAGGGCGACGTTGACTCCCGCCTTAATCATATCGCTTACTCTAGCCATGCCGGAGGCTAGTTTCATGTTACTACATGGATTATGGCTTACACTGGTTTTTGTCTCCGCAAGCAATCTTATCTCGTTATCATCAACCCATATCACATGAACAAGAACAACATTTGGCCCTGTTAGTCCCAGCCAATGCGCGAATTCAACAGGTTTCTTACCAAACTTCTTGACTGTATACTCGACGTCTTCACGTACTTCAGCTAGATGCATTGTAATACCTGTTTTCAGCTCACGGGCTTTCTCAGCTATTTTCCTGTATAGCTCTGGTGATACCGCTCCAGGTGTTCTAGGACCAAACCATATCCAGATCCTGTCTCTCCATCCATGGTATTTGTTGTAAAGCCTAACGGTGTCATTGAAGCTCGTGTCTCCATCCTCTATTAAACCGGGATGGAGAGCATTCTCTTCCAGGGCATAGCCAGTTAAGTCCATGACATGTCTTGCCAACGCCGCTCTTATACCACTTGGCTTGATAACCTCTTCTATGATACGATCTGGCCCGTATCTCCCCACGAGACCTGTTTCCAGGAATGTTGTTGTACCACTCTTGATCATCTCGAGAACAGCTAGTTTAGCACTAACCACCGCTTCATCTGGCGTGTAGTTTCCTTGGAGAGGCCATATTCTCTTAGTGAGCCAGTCTATAAGCGTTACATAGTTGGCGCATCCACGTAGAAGAGCCTGCATCATATGAACGTGCGTGTTAACCAAGCCTGGCATGATAATGTCTCTAGTAGCATTAATTACTATGTCGCTATGGTACTTGTAGTCCTTGTCTAACTCATCTCTCTTACCAACAGCAACAATAACTTCGTCATCAATAGCTACCGCGCCATTTCTTATGATACGTCTTTCTTTATCAAGAGTGATAACCCATCCTCCACGAATATAGATATCAGCCATTAGGGTATCACACCCTGTTTAAACTAGTTTCTCTCGAGAAAAAAGAGTCCTACCCGTTGATGGTGTTGTGTTCTGCTGTGGAAATACTTCATCACTGATAGATTTAATTTGCTGGAAGACTATAATTAAAGTAAATACACGTCTGGTTATGGCTGGGTGATACACTATTGTTTAGCCTTCTAGAGAGACCACGTAAATTGATAAAAGCCGCTTTAGGAGAAATAAAGGCCGATCTAGTGATCAAGAACACGAAACTAGTAAATGTTGTCACAGCGGAAATCCTCGAGAACATAGACATAGTAGTATACGATGGACACATAGTCAGGGTAGACCAAATAAAAGATCTTGACAAATACATCGGGCCAAAGACAAAAATCATAGACGGCAAGAAATACTATGCACTACCTGGGTTCATAGAAACGCATGTACACATAGAATCCAGTATGCTTAATGTTAGAGAATTCGGTAAACTAGCTGCGATGCATGGCGTCACAACCGTTGTAGCCGATCCACATGAAATAGGGAATGTACTAGGTGTCGATGGTATACGCTATTTTATAGAGGAGAGTAGATACACACCCGTCAGATTCTTCTTCGAGGTACCAAGCTGTGTACCAGCAGTAGACCCCAGCTACGGCGTTGATAGTGGTGGACAACGCATTGACTCCGGACAAGTAGCAGTATTAATGCAAGACCCCGGGATCATTGGTTTAGGCGAAGTAATGGATATAGTTAGCGTATGGGATGCCCGCACAGAAATACTGGTAAAAATTGCTGCCGCCAAACTAGCCCATAAAGTAGTCGACGGACACGCCCCTCTTATCCGTGGAGAAAAACTTGATGCATACCTAGTAGCAGGTATAAGCAGCGACCATGAATCAACATTTGCCGACGAGGCTCTCGAAAAGCTTAGGAAAGGAATGTATGTCTTCATGAGAGAGGGGAGTGCATGGAAGAACCTGAAGGAGTTAGCTAAACTGGTGACAGAGTACAAGATCGATACACGTAGGCTCACATTAGCTGCCGATGACATAAGTGTTGAGGATCTTGTTGAGAAAGGTTACATGGACTATATAGTTAATCTGGCAATAGAATATGGAATCGATCCCATCAAGGCAATCCAAATGGTAACAATAAATGCTGCCGAACACCTAAGACTCGACGACAAGATAGGTATGATAGCCCCTGGTAGATACGCCGATATACTCTTGGTACCGAGCATAGAGAAAATCCAGATCTCCAAGACTATTATTGGAGGCAAACTAGTTTACGACAATGGTAAATGGCTCTTTAAGGCAGATGGTGAGTACACGTATCCAGAGAAGGCAAGGAAGACAATAAACTTGAAGAAAATACCTGAACCACATGAGCTACTGATAAAAGCGCCTATTGAGAAAGGCTTAGCAAAAATAAACTTAATCAAAGCAATCCCGGGCAGTGCATTAACCAAATGGGAGAAAACAGAAGTACCAATAGAAGACGGTTACCTCAAGGCACTCCCCGAAGAAGACATCGCTTATATCGCTGTTCTCGATAGACATCATGCATCAGGAAACATAGGCAGAGGTTTTGTCAAAGGACTTGGACTAAGAGAAGGCGCTATAGCACAGACAATAGCACATGACACACACAACCTCATAGTAGCTGGCACTAATCCACGTGACATGGTTGTCGCGATAAAGAAAGTTGTCGAGACAGGAGGTGGAATCGTTGTTGCTGTTAAAGGCAAGGTCAAAGCTGTTGTTAGACTACCAATAGCAGGACTTGTAAGTGATGCTGACTACAAGACTGTTTACAAGGAGCTCAAGGACGTAGAGAAGAACTTGAAGAAACTTGGAGTAGACTTCAATAATATACACATGACACTAGGACTACTAGCCTTACCCGTGATACCAGAGCTACGTGTAACAGATAAAGGTCTCGTCGATGTATTCAACGCGAAAATAGTCGACCCCATAATAGAAGTTGTTGAAAAGAAGTAACATACATTTTTTCCTTTCCTTCTCATTTCTTCAAGTGATAGAAATACATGCTTTACACCTCCATGGGCTACAGTGATCTTAGCAAGCTGGTAAGATTATTTAAGAATCTTAATGTATCCTATTAGTTGAAGAGAATCTTTACTCTATAACCGTAGGGAGGATGCTTGGTATTGTCTTCATTACTTATAAAAAACGCTAGAGT contains:
- a CDS encoding YbhB/YbcL family Raf kinase inhibitor-like protein, giving the protein MVIKVSSPAFGFGGKIPVKYTCDGEDISPPLLIKGVPPSAKSLVLIMYDPDAPGGTFYHWIMYNIEPKNMSLPENIPPEPETPYGLQGINDFNKIGYSGPCPPPGLGTHRYYILVLALDTKLDLEPGASKEEVINALKNHVIAYGYYMGVYGR
- a CDS encoding EamA family transporter, encoding MVYALACLISWGLWGLLLKLAYRQLSWVETYFISSLASFTIALSVFLYYGGKIGFSKEAGIFAVLAGILGGVGYILFMKALETGKASVVLPLTALYPAITVILAMVVLGEKISITQAIGIVLALIAVILISL
- a CDS encoding ornithine carbamoyltransferase, with the translated sequence MTDLPWYVGYFSGKHWLRNIDYSIDDIFKVLEAARDLKNKFHLGVETPYLKGKTLYLIFYNKSLRTRNSFQTGIYQLGGQGIYIAPDQVYTPTLPEDMVPYQTEAIRDVARVLSRYGDGIAIRIYGKPAKWIIGRGHRIIQEFAKWASVPVLNMEDDLYHPFQALADAMAALEALGWPKSLKGKKFVVSYAYSGGLKPLAVPQSVALIAAMLGADVYIAHPPGFELLDDVINKVREYAKEYWGSEFKIVHNMDEAFEGATFVYPKAWSPKGFFPPFSSDNQVHEQEAKEYQAKFKDWIVTMERLEKAGKPYYMHCGPADRGQEVTDEVLDSYEKSLYFEEAENRLHVQKAVMAMTMARRVR
- a CDS encoding ornithine carbamoyltransferase, translated to MKHLVTDLSGKDLISTLDWSVDEIRIALNLAKELKWRYHYFGLQDIPRILDRKVFFMLFYAPSTRTRAAFEAAMAMLGGHAAYIEAKTTRLAVGEKKVGEADKDVAVMYERYGHGIGIRILDKAIDYVYGRGNAVLQTYAKHARVPVINMADDKFHPTQGLADLMTFEERFGKIQGKKYVVMWAYSPEIRGWCSVQEDIILFTRFGVDVVVARPPGFDLDPKLMEIAKKNAEESGGSLEFTDNLEEALRGAHAVFPRNWASPKLVELGYSKFKDEELKIYEKYKHWKVTRQLMDLMDKHGVLMHVLPIFRGYEADDDVIDDPKRSIIYEQAENGLWTKAAVLALTLYGVK
- a CDS encoding amidohydrolase, translating into MADIYIRGGWVITLDKERRIIRNGAVAIDDEVIVAVGKRDELDKDYKYHSDIVINATRDIIMPGLVNTHVHMMQALLRGCANYVTLIDWLTKRIWPLQGNYTPDEAVVSAKLAVLEMIKSGTTTFLETGLVGRYGPDRIIEEVIKPSGIRAALARHVMDLTGYALEENALHPGLIEDGDTSFNDTVRLYNKYHGWRDRIWIWFGPRTPGAVSPELYRKIAEKARELKTGITMHLAEVREDVEYTVKKFGKKPVEFAHWLGLTGPNVVLVHVIWVDDNEIRLLAETKTSVSHNPCSNMKLASGMARVSDMIKAGVNVALGTDGGPSNDTYDLLREMKYAALLQPIRTGDPRAIRVEEVIEMATINGAKALMLEHMIGSIEVGKKADIITIDYWRPHLKPLNNPLSHLVYSASGHDVRNVIIDGKLVMYERKVLTIDEEEVLNEADKAAYKLYERTGICKEVETIWEII
- the ade gene encoding adenine deaminase; translation: MGDTLLFSLLERPRKLIKAALGEIKADLVIKNTKLVNVVTAEILENIDIVVYDGHIVRVDQIKDLDKYIGPKTKIIDGKKYYALPGFIETHVHIESSMLNVREFGKLAAMHGVTTVVADPHEIGNVLGVDGIRYFIEESRYTPVRFFFEVPSCVPAVDPSYGVDSGGQRIDSGQVAVLMQDPGIIGLGEVMDIVSVWDARTEILVKIAAAKLAHKVVDGHAPLIRGEKLDAYLVAGISSDHESTFADEALEKLRKGMYVFMREGSAWKNLKELAKLVTEYKIDTRRLTLAADDISVEDLVEKGYMDYIVNLAIEYGIDPIKAIQMVTINAAEHLRLDDKIGMIAPGRYADILLVPSIEKIQISKTIIGGKLVYDNGKWLFKADGEYTYPEKARKTINLKKIPEPHELLIKAPIEKGLAKINLIKAIPGSALTKWEKTEVPIEDGYLKALPEEDIAYIAVLDRHHASGNIGRGFVKGLGLREGAIAQTIAHDTHNLIVAGTNPRDMVVAIKKVVETGGGIVVAVKGKVKAVVRLPIAGLVSDADYKTVYKELKDVEKNLKKLGVDFNNIHMTLGLLALPVIPELRVTDKGLVDVFNAKIVDPIIEVVEKK